One genomic region from Nocardia vinacea encodes:
- a CDS encoding endonuclease domain-containing protein, protein MGVLDEPFVGSWAVAAGLVTRWELRHNFVRVFPDVYVRRGCSLDARGRARAAAHWAKGDGVLIGCSAAAMHGTRWLDADQPAEIARGGHCRPPCGIRAVRSVVEPSECCEVDGFTVTTPARTAFDLGRRLPRERAVPILDALCAATGLEPGEVAILASKHPGARALNRLRTTLAVVDPGAESPPESHTRLLLIDDGLPRPTTQLVIRDHYGEFVARVDLGWRKWQVAVEYDGAQHWTDPTQRTKDIDRIARIEALGWRVIRLNAPLLHHRPHIILDRVRTALTTQGARLDK, encoded by the coding sequence ATGGGGGTATTGGATGAGCCGTTTGTGGGGTCGTGGGCGGTGGCGGCGGGGCTGGTCACGCGCTGGGAGTTGCGGCACAACTTTGTGCGGGTGTTCCCGGATGTCTATGTGCGCCGAGGTTGCTCGCTCGACGCGCGAGGCCGAGCCCGCGCCGCGGCGCATTGGGCGAAAGGCGACGGTGTTCTGATCGGCTGCTCGGCGGCCGCCATGCACGGCACCCGCTGGCTCGATGCCGATCAACCCGCGGAAATCGCCAGGGGCGGACACTGCCGCCCGCCCTGCGGGATTCGTGCCGTTCGCTCCGTTGTCGAGCCCAGCGAGTGCTGCGAGGTCGACGGGTTCACGGTCACAACACCGGCGCGCACGGCATTCGACCTCGGTCGGCGCCTGCCGCGCGAGCGGGCCGTACCGATTCTGGACGCACTCTGCGCCGCCACCGGACTCGAACCCGGTGAAGTCGCGATCTTGGCATCGAAACATCCGGGCGCACGCGCACTCAACCGCTTGCGGACAACGCTCGCCGTCGTAGATCCAGGCGCCGAATCCCCACCCGAGAGCCACACACGGTTGCTACTGATAGACGACGGCTTACCGCGCCCCACAACACAATTGGTGATCCGTGATCACTACGGCGAATTCGTCGCGCGCGTCGACCTCGGTTGGCGGAAGTGGCAGGTGGCCGTCGAATACGACGGCGCCCAACACTGGACCGACCCCACCCAGCGCACCAAGGACATCGACCGCATAGCCCGCATCGAAGCCCTGGGCTGGCGCGTAATCCGCCTCAACGCCCCCCTCCTCCACCACCGCCCCCACATAATCCTCGACCGCGTCCGCACCGCCCTCACCACCCAGGGCGCTCGACTGGACAAATGA
- a CDS encoding DUF6585 family protein, translating into MLPVLGLLALPFLLRQNRAIAKLEGGVADVAAKARLGAERGRYRASVVQIVASLWKAALAGAAAVAVYVLFFGLDAGKDLGVIRWVLSIPLALLLTILSLYALYVAITAAGTRIHLFDNGLVHLHPTKNAHAIRWEDAELYGGVGRHVKTCGPRLDRSIRLGPEIKVRHPDDGAELEVTDDSINHGTELFSTIQDNVARVRMPTMLHDIAEGRRIEFGPYVVDRHGVTAEDETVRWPDVLGLVYASTMGVGGVGLAHSGPEALGVTFDTDIPNLALLVTLVETLRTNATPAG; encoded by the coding sequence ATGCTCCCAGTACTCGGCCTGCTGGCACTGCCGTTTCTTCTGCGGCAGAACCGTGCCATCGCGAAACTCGAAGGCGGGGTTGCGGACGTCGCCGCCAAGGCCCGGCTCGGCGCCGAACGTGGCCGATACCGCGCCAGTGTCGTGCAGATCGTCGCGAGTCTGTGGAAGGCGGCGCTCGCCGGTGCCGCGGCGGTAGCGGTCTACGTGCTGTTCTTCGGTTTGGACGCCGGGAAGGATCTCGGGGTCATTCGCTGGGTGCTCAGCATCCCGCTGGCGTTGCTGCTCACGATTCTCAGCCTGTACGCGCTGTATGTCGCGATCACCGCAGCGGGCACCCGAATCCATCTCTTCGACAACGGGCTCGTACATCTGCATCCGACCAAGAACGCCCACGCGATCCGCTGGGAAGACGCGGAGCTTTACGGCGGGGTCGGGCGGCACGTCAAGACGTGTGGCCCTCGACTCGACCGGTCGATCCGGCTCGGCCCCGAGATCAAGGTTCGCCACCCCGACGACGGCGCGGAACTGGAAGTCACCGATGATTCGATCAACCATGGCACCGAGCTGTTTTCAACGATTCAGGACAACGTGGCCCGGGTACGAATGCCGACCATGTTGCACGATATCGCCGAAGGTCGTCGTATCGAGTTCGGGCCATACGTCGTCGACCGGCACGGAGTGACCGCCGAGGACGAGACGGTGCGTTGGCCCGACGTATTGGGTCTCGTGTACGCGAGCACGATGGGCGTGGGCGGTGTGGGGCTGGCCCACTCGGGACCCGAAGCATTGGGAGTGACGTTCGACACCGACATACCCAACCTGGCGCTGTTGGTCACCCTCGTGGAAACGTTGCGAACCAACGCTACGCCCGCTGGTTGA
- a CDS encoding DUF397 domain-containing protein, translating into MRPATINLTDAQWFKSSRSGPANDCVEVAWLEAGHFGVRNSKTQPALH; encoded by the coding sequence ATACGCCCGGCGACCATCAACCTGACCGACGCGCAGTGGTTCAAGTCATCGCGCAGCGGTCCGGCCAACGACTGCGTCGAAGTCGCCTGGCTCGAAGCCGGTCACTTTGGGGTCCGCAACTCCAAAACCCAACCGGCCCTGCACTGA